In Sphingobacteriaceae bacterium, one genomic interval encodes:
- a CDS encoding tetratricopeptide repeat protein, translating to MAKVLNLHAQNEGKATIDSLKNVINNSKHDTSAIQSLLHLGELVYLQNMDSALILWQKAYNIANTNINKSKINHEEQKLFKSFMATSLNNIGFFYKSNGNITAALEYYNKSLKIHEELGEKFGIAYTLNNIGTIYQSKGEIPRALIYYDKCLKLREEIGDSIGITMSLNNISQVYQSQGDVQNAIIYLKRGLKLAEEMGDKKGTAAILSNMGVFYHKQNDVAAAKEYYIKSLKVKEEIGDKRGVATAFNNLGGILNGQDSLSKALEFFNKSLRIREELGDKEGVAHSLTNIGRVYLKQKNYNMATKLVLKAMEISKELGYPENIRISAGLLKKIYVTTGNYKLALENYELFIKMRDSINNETTRKASIKSQLKYEYEKQAAADSVAHAKDSEIKNAELAKQKAEISAKQNQQYALFGGLALVMIFTGFMYNRFKVTQKQKGIIERQKLEVESQKHLVEEKQREILDSIHYARRIQMAQIPSEKRVETTLNRLKK from the coding sequence AACATGATACAAGTGCTATTCAAAGCTTATTGCATTTAGGAGAATTGGTTTATTTACAAAACATGGATAGCGCTTTAATACTGTGGCAAAAGGCATACAACATAGCTAACACAAATATTAATAAATCAAAAATAAATCATGAGGAACAAAAGCTTTTCAAATCTTTTATGGCCACTTCGCTAAACAATATTGGTTTTTTTTATAAAAGTAATGGAAACATTACAGCGGCATTGGAGTATTATAATAAAAGTTTGAAAATTCACGAAGAGCTTGGCGAAAAATTCGGAATAGCGTATACGCTTAATAACATAGGTACAATTTATCAAAGCAAGGGTGAAATTCCAAGAGCCTTGATTTACTATGATAAATGTTTGAAATTACGAGAAGAGATAGGAGACTCTATAGGCATAACTATGTCACTTAACAATATAAGCCAAGTTTATCAATCTCAAGGTGATGTTCAGAATGCCATTATTTATCTCAAAAGGGGCTTAAAATTAGCTGAAGAAATGGGCGACAAAAAAGGCACTGCTGCTATTTTAAGTAATATGGGTGTTTTTTATCATAAACAAAACGATGTTGCCGCCGCTAAGGAGTATTATATTAAAAGTTTAAAGGTAAAAGAAGAAATAGGCGATAAGCGTGGTGTGGCAACTGCTTTTAATAATTTGGGCGGAATATTGAATGGACAAGACAGTCTTTCCAAAGCGCTTGAATTCTTTAACAAGAGCTTAAGAATTCGAGAGGAGTTAGGAGATAAAGAGGGCGTTGCACACTCTTTAACCAATATTGGGCGGGTTTATTTGAAACAAAAAAATTACAACATGGCAACAAAACTAGTTTTAAAAGCTATGGAAATTAGTAAAGAGCTCGGTTATCCTGAAAATATTCGAATCTCCGCCGGCTTATTAAAAAAAATATACGTAACAACGGGCAATTATAAATTAGCCTTGGAGAACTATGAGTTATTTATTAAAATGAGAGATAGCATTAATAATGAAACTACTCGTAAAGCTTCAATCAAATCTCAATTAAAATACGAATATGAAAAACAAGCGGCAGCGGATTCTGTAGCACACGCCAAAGATTCTGAAATTAAAAATGCAGAGTTGGCAAAACAAAAAGCTGAAATCTCTGCCAAACAAAATCAACAATACGCTTTGTTTGGAGGATTAGCTTTAGTCATGATCTTCACTGGTTTTATGTACAATCGTTTTAAAGTAACTCAAAAACAAAAAGGTATTATAGAAAGGCAAAAGTTAGAAGTAGAAAGTCAAAAGCATTTAGTGGAGGAAAAACAAAGAGAGATTTTAGATTCTATTCATTACGCTCGCCGCATTCAAATGGCACAAATTCCAAGCGAAAAAAGGGTAGAAACTACCTTAAATCGTTTGAAAAAATAA